A genomic segment from Pyrodictium occultum encodes:
- a CDS encoding metallophosphoesterase family protein, translating into MTTIAHISDLHVGAPYFSPELAENVVGYLDRLEPDIVVVTGDITDYGYIHEYEKAVELLSRINTRDLILVPGNHDSRNMGYVVFEELFGTRYPFLRSGSVCIQGVDSSEPDLDDGHIGRLAYRLVEENLGGCNGVRIVALHHHLVPVPGTGRERNIPADAGDFLDLLMRLGVNIVLAGHKHVPWIWELNGMLLVHAGTATTTRIKAGTVPSFNVLRVEEGGEVEVVRVNSYTLRETPVYRGTPRPFPRYSIEQYREMLDPVLEKARGKLHRFGRVNGS; encoded by the coding sequence TTGACCACGATAGCGCATATCTCGGACCTGCATGTGGGCGCACCCTACTTCTCCCCCGAGCTTGCCGAGAACGTTGTGGGGTACCTGGACAGGCTTGAGCCGGATATAGTGGTGGTCACCGGGGATATAACGGACTACGGCTACATCCACGAGTACGAGAAAGCCGTGGAGCTCCTCTCCAGGATAAACACGCGGGACCTCATACTGGTGCCCGGGAACCACGACTCCAGGAACATGGGCTACGTGGTATTCGAGGAGCTCTTCGGCACCCGGTACCCCTTCCTGCGCAGCGGCAGTGTCTGCATCCAGGGCGTGGACTCCAGCGAGCCCGACCTGGACGACGGCCATATAGGCAGGCTGGCCTACAGGCTCGTGGAGGAGAACCTCGGGGGCTGCAACGGGGTCAGGATAGTGGCGCTGCACCACCACCTGGTGCCGGTGCCGGGCACGGGCAGGGAGAGGAACATACCCGCCGACGCCGGCGACTTCCTGGACCTCCTCATGAGGCTCGGCGTCAACATAGTCCTCGCGGGGCACAAGCACGTGCCCTGGATATGGGAGCTCAACGGCATGCTCCTCGTCCACGCCGGCACGGCCACCACGACCAGGATAAAGGCGGGCACAGTCCCCTCCTTCAACGTGCTGAGGGTGGAGGAGGGCGGAGAGGTCGAGGTGGTGAGGGTCAACTCCTACACGCTGAGGGAGACACCAGTCTACCGGGGCACGCCCAGGCCGTTCCCACGCTACAGCATAGAGCAGTACCGTGAGATGCTGGACCCGGTGCTCGAGAAGGCCAGGGGGAAGCTCCACCGCTTCGGGAGGGTGAACGGGAGCTAG
- a CDS encoding 4Fe-4S binding protein, translating into MARLVALPGASVEGAVEADGLENAAEKAAELAGEGERVLIVGDGAWRAAELAWERLEKTGGNPLLVWGLDPVEARAAGVPLEAAAAARRSLLEWLQPEEAGLRTAPGKKLGRRDLLRSGPAAVFEAVDTPVVVDPQACSLLKGCRACIDSCPYGALEGKPPRADPYKCTGCGLCLSACPAGVLEAAGAGEDPAWRYLRLLGARGPGYLLILCRRDAAWAVEALRGAEPAARAYILPLTCPGQAGLRLLLAAWGAGLAPVYVCSSGSVKACGVEAFQRYLETVAADYTALTGLKPVFAAERGELGEVLQREPGLKPAAQGAEKAWRSAVEAVKARPPGSRVETAAPLLGVVEVDPSRCTLCSACSRACPTGALEMVEGGEGARLLFHPDRCPACSLCVDTCPEDAIRLTRAVDPGLLSGGTRLLHSDETAHCIVCGRPIGPLSMLRKVEARLRASGLPEETIMKIYLCSECKQKAALGLIDLSKYLGEQRKRGQAL; encoded by the coding sequence TTGGCGAGACTTGTCGCGCTCCCTGGCGCCAGCGTGGAGGGTGCGGTGGAGGCTGACGGGCTCGAGAACGCCGCCGAGAAGGCGGCCGAGCTGGCCGGAGAGGGCGAGCGCGTGCTCATAGTAGGGGACGGGGCGTGGAGGGCGGCCGAGCTGGCCTGGGAGAGGCTTGAGAAGACCGGCGGCAACCCGCTGCTGGTCTGGGGCCTCGACCCCGTCGAGGCCCGGGCTGCCGGCGTCCCTCTCGAGGCTGCTGCAGCCGCCCGCCGGTCGCTCCTCGAGTGGCTCCAGCCCGAGGAGGCCGGGCTCCGCACAGCCCCCGGGAAGAAGCTTGGGCGCCGCGACCTGCTCCGCTCCGGGCCCGCCGCCGTCTTCGAGGCCGTGGACACGCCGGTGGTGGTCGACCCCCAGGCCTGCAGCCTGCTGAAGGGCTGCAGGGCCTGCATAGACTCCTGCCCCTACGGGGCGCTGGAGGGGAAGCCGCCCAGGGCTGATCCATACAAGTGCACCGGCTGCGGGCTCTGCCTCTCCGCCTGCCCCGCCGGCGTGCTCGAGGCCGCTGGGGCCGGCGAGGACCCGGCCTGGAGGTATCTACGCCTCCTAGGCGCCCGTGGGCCGGGCTACCTGCTCATCCTCTGCCGCCGCGACGCGGCCTGGGCCGTCGAGGCGCTGCGCGGGGCCGAGCCGGCGGCCAGGGCCTACATCCTCCCGCTCACCTGCCCCGGGCAGGCGGGGCTCCGGCTCCTCCTCGCAGCCTGGGGCGCCGGGCTCGCCCCCGTCTACGTCTGCAGCAGCGGGAGCGTGAAGGCCTGCGGGGTGGAGGCCTTCCAGAGGTACCTGGAGACGGTGGCTGCGGACTACACTGCGCTCACCGGGTTGAAGCCGGTCTTCGCCGCCGAGCGGGGGGAGCTCGGGGAGGTGCTGCAGCGGGAGCCGGGGCTGAAGCCGGCGGCGCAGGGGGCCGAGAAGGCGTGGCGCTCGGCGGTCGAGGCGGTTAAGGCTAGGCCCCCCGGCTCCAGGGTTGAGACGGCGGCGCCGCTGCTCGGCGTGGTGGAGGTGGATCCCTCGAGGTGCACCCTCTGCAGCGCCTGCAGCAGGGCCTGCCCCACCGGCGCGCTCGAGATGGTGGAGGGCGGGGAGGGCGCCCGGCTGCTCTTCCACCCCGACCGCTGCCCCGCCTGCAGCCTCTGCGTGGACACCTGCCCGGAGGACGCGATACGCCTCACACGCGCCGTCGATCCCGGGCTCCTCTCGGGCGGCACCAGGCTGCTCCACAGCGACGAGACGGCCCACTGCATAGTCTGCGGGAGGCCGATAGGCCCCCTGAGCATGCTGAGGAAGGTGGAGGCGAGGCTCCGCGCCAGCGGGCTGCCGGAGGAGACCATCATGAAGATCTACCTGTGCAGCGAGTGCAAGCAGAAGGCCGCCCTCGGCCTCATAGACCTCAGCAAGTACCTCGGGGAGCAGAGGAAGAGGGGCCAGGCCCTATAG
- a CDS encoding fumarylacetoacetate hydrolase family protein produces MRAVRGPGFSVEAVIGLARVLAPGGGVEPAIVYRGRVYPLGPWGFSDVREVMLEYPPEEFEALARRVSGSDHGLPLRGVRLAAPVERPGKLILVGLNYRDHAREIGVEPPRVPDLFSKGSNAVVGPGDPILLHDPGLRVDAEAELAAVLGLPARSLEPGEALEAVWGYTCLNDVSARTEQLLSGASQWWRGKSRDTYSPLGPVVVPRTVLDPGRGLRLALTVSGERLQEGTTSDMVHSVAVLVSYASRGTLLEPGDVVATGTPAGVGHARRPPRYLRPGDTVEVCVEGIGCLENPVVADSPGEG; encoded by the coding sequence GTGCGGGCTGTGCGGGGCCCGGGGTTCAGCGTGGAGGCTGTAATCGGGCTCGCCAGGGTGCTGGCGCCGGGGGGCGGCGTGGAGCCCGCCATCGTGTACCGCGGCAGGGTCTACCCGCTGGGCCCCTGGGGCTTCAGCGACGTGAGGGAGGTGATGCTCGAGTACCCGCCCGAGGAGTTCGAGGCGCTGGCCCGCCGGGTCTCCGGGAGCGACCATGGGCTCCCGCTTCGCGGGGTGAGGCTCGCGGCCCCAGTGGAGAGGCCGGGGAAGCTCATACTGGTGGGGCTCAACTACCGGGACCACGCCAGGGAGATAGGTGTCGAGCCGCCCAGGGTCCCCGACCTCTTCTCCAAGGGCAGCAACGCGGTTGTGGGCCCGGGGGACCCGATACTGCTGCACGACCCGGGGCTCCGGGTGGACGCTGAGGCCGAGCTCGCCGCGGTGCTGGGGCTCCCCGCGCGCAGCCTGGAGCCCGGGGAGGCGCTGGAGGCTGTCTGGGGCTACACGTGCCTCAACGACGTCTCGGCGAGGACGGAGCAGCTGCTCTCCGGGGCCTCCCAGTGGTGGAGGGGGAAGAGCAGGGACACCTACTCGCCCCTAGGCCCGGTGGTCGTGCCGAGGACCGTGCTGGACCCTGGCAGGGGGCTGCGCTTAGCCCTAACCGTGTCAGGGGAGAGGCTCCAGGAGGGCACCACGAGCGACATGGTGCACAGCGTGGCTGTGCTCGTCTCCTACGCGAGCAGGGGCACTCTGCTCGAGCCCGGCGACGTAGTGGCCACCGGGACGCCGGCGGGGGTGGGGCACGCCCGCAGGCCGCCCCGCTACCTGAGACCCGGCGACACCGTGGAGGTCTGCGTCGAGGGGATAGGCTGCCTGGAGAACCCGGTGGTAGCCGACTCCCCTGGGGAGGGCTAG